In a genomic window of Curtobacterium flaccumfaciens pv. betae:
- a CDS encoding ABC transporter permease, translating to MSAVAVAGPATGARTSWKGLLFQPIAILVVLAGFAVWLATADLTPTERTTLNPADILALTGQHLVLTLQSTVLVLVIGIPLGVVLTRGPLRRASPYVLAVANFGQAAPAVGLIVLLAAWLGLNSSSAVIALVLYAILPVLRNTMIGVQSVDDRLVEAGRGMGMSAFSVLMRVELPLAVPVMLSGIRTALVLLVGTASLATFVGAGGLGLLITTGVTLFLPKVLVAGALLVALLALSIDWLGRVVETVARPKGLR from the coding sequence GTGAGCGCAGTCGCCGTCGCCGGCCCCGCCACCGGTGCACGCACCTCGTGGAAGGGCCTGCTGTTCCAGCCGATCGCGATCCTGGTCGTCCTGGCCGGCTTCGCGGTGTGGCTCGCGACGGCGGACCTGACCCCGACGGAGCGCACGACGCTCAACCCGGCGGACATCCTGGCCCTGACCGGCCAGCACCTCGTGCTGACCCTGCAGTCGACGGTCCTGGTGCTCGTGATCGGCATCCCGCTGGGCGTCGTGCTCACCCGCGGGCCGCTGCGCCGGGCGAGCCCGTACGTGCTCGCCGTCGCGAACTTCGGGCAGGCGGCCCCGGCCGTCGGCCTCATCGTGCTGCTCGCCGCCTGGCTCGGCCTGAACAGCTCGTCCGCCGTCATCGCGCTCGTGCTCTACGCGATCCTGCCGGTGCTCCGGAACACCATGATCGGCGTGCAGAGCGTCGACGACCGCCTGGTCGAGGCCGGTCGCGGCATGGGCATGAGCGCCTTCAGCGTGCTGATGCGCGTCGAACTGCCGCTCGCGGTGCCCGTGATGCTCTCGGGTATCCGGACCGCCCTCGTGCTGCTCGTCGGCACGGCGAGCCTGGCCACCTTCGTCGGTGCGGGCGGACTCGGTCTGCTCATCACCACGGGCGTGACGCTGTTCCTGCCGAAGGTGCTCGTCGCCGGGGCCCTCCTCGTCGCCCTGCTCGCCCTCTCCATCGACTGGCTCGGCCGCGTGGTCGAGAC
- a CDS encoding ABC transporter ATP-binding protein — MSSTDSATTTAPDGDVTGRSILLDEVTKRYPGQSKPAVDGITLEIPAGKIVMLVGPSGCGKTTTLKMINRLIEPTQGRIVVGDDDVTGIDGDELRRRMGYVIQAGGLFPHMTVAANIAIVPKMLGWSKEKIAARVDELLDLVSLDPDTYRDRFPRELSGGQQQRVGVARALAADPPVLLMDEPFGAVDPITRQRLQDELLRIQEELHKTIVIVTHDFDEAVKLGDWIVIFTEGAHIVQYDTPERILAEPANEFVENFIGSGAGLKQLTLNRVRDVEVESAVTCSPGEEVKAVLQRMNEAGGHQHAVVVDHRQRPIGWPSRRQLERLDRIPDGVEPGLPVVGEAATLNDALDTMLVSSAGAALVTGRRDAFRGVITVETVMEAITRSRATAAGDQAYTPVGTNTNPIETMPSSPVSAMPTGEDL, encoded by the coding sequence GTGTCCAGCACTGACTCCGCCACCACCACCGCGCCCGACGGGGACGTCACCGGGCGCAGCATCCTGCTCGACGAGGTCACCAAGCGGTACCCCGGGCAGTCGAAGCCCGCCGTCGACGGCATCACGCTCGAGATCCCGGCCGGCAAGATCGTCATGCTCGTCGGCCCGTCCGGCTGCGGCAAGACGACGACCCTCAAGATGATCAACCGCCTGATCGAGCCCACGCAGGGCCGGATCGTCGTCGGCGACGACGACGTCACGGGCATCGACGGTGACGAGCTCCGCCGCCGCATGGGCTACGTGATCCAGGCCGGCGGTCTCTTCCCGCACATGACGGTCGCGGCGAACATCGCGATCGTGCCGAAGATGCTCGGCTGGTCGAAGGAGAAGATCGCGGCGCGCGTCGACGAGCTGCTCGACCTGGTCTCGCTCGACCCCGACACCTACCGCGACCGGTTCCCCCGCGAACTCTCCGGTGGCCAGCAGCAGCGCGTCGGCGTGGCCCGTGCGCTCGCGGCGGACCCGCCCGTCCTGCTCATGGACGAGCCGTTCGGTGCGGTCGACCCGATCACCCGCCAGCGCCTGCAGGACGAGCTCCTGCGGATCCAGGAGGAACTGCACAAGACGATCGTCATCGTCACGCACGACTTCGACGAGGCCGTGAAGCTCGGCGACTGGATCGTCATCTTCACCGAGGGCGCGCACATCGTGCAGTACGACACCCCGGAGCGGATCCTGGCCGAGCCGGCGAACGAGTTCGTCGAGAACTTCATCGGTTCCGGTGCGGGCCTGAAGCAACTCACGCTGAACCGCGTGCGCGACGTCGAGGTCGAGTCGGCCGTGACGTGCTCGCCCGGCGAAGAGGTCAAGGCCGTGCTGCAGCGGATGAACGAGGCCGGCGGGCACCAGCACGCCGTCGTCGTCGACCACCGCCAGCGCCCGATCGGGTGGCCGTCGCGCCGCCAGCTCGAGCGTCTCGACCGCATCCCCGACGGCGTCGAGCCCGGCCTGCCCGTCGTGGGCGAGGCAGCGACCCTCAACGACGCGCTCGACACCATGCTCGTCTCGAGCGCCGGAGCCGCACTCGTCACCGGTCGTCGTGACGCGTTCCGCGGCGTGATCACCGTCGAGACCGTGATGGAGGCGATCACCCGCTCCCGCGCGACCGCCGCCGGAGACCAGGCCTACACGCCGGTCGGCACCAACACGAACCCGATCGAGACCATGCCGTCGTCACCGGTGTCGGCGATGCCCACCGGAGAAGACCTGTGA
- a CDS encoding ABC transporter permease, giving the protein MFQYVVERWNQIWFASWQHFSLVVQCVVLATVIAVVLATLVYRSPRLTAFANGVSAIGLTLPSFAVIGLLIVPLGFGVLPSVVTVVFFAALPILRNAVVGLAEIPPAVVESARGIGMSRFRTLLQVELPMAWPIILSGVRVAAQMVMGIAAIAAYALGPGLGGFIFSGLSRLGGANALFSVVVGVVGVVLLALVLDLLLIGLGRLTISRGIRVQH; this is encoded by the coding sequence GTGTTCCAGTACGTCGTGGAGCGATGGAACCAGATCTGGTTCGCATCGTGGCAGCACTTCTCACTGGTCGTCCAGTGCGTCGTCCTCGCCACGGTCATCGCCGTGGTGCTCGCCACACTCGTCTACCGCAGCCCGCGCCTGACCGCGTTCGCGAACGGGGTGTCGGCCATCGGCCTCACCCTGCCGTCCTTCGCCGTCATCGGCCTGCTCATCGTCCCGCTCGGCTTCGGCGTCCTGCCGTCGGTCGTGACGGTCGTCTTCTTCGCCGCGCTGCCGATCCTGCGCAACGCGGTCGTCGGTCTCGCCGAGATCCCGCCTGCAGTCGTCGAGTCGGCGCGCGGCATCGGCATGAGCCGGTTCCGCACCCTGCTGCAGGTCGAACTGCCGATGGCCTGGCCGATCATCCTGAGCGGCGTGCGCGTGGCCGCGCAGATGGTGATGGGCATCGCCGCCATCGCCGCGTACGCGCTCGGTCCCGGGCTCGGAGGCTTCATCTTCTCCGGGCTGTCCCGCCTCGGCGGCGCCAACGCCCTGTTCTCCGTCGTGGTCGGGGTGGTCGGCGTCGTCCTGCTCGCCCTGGTCCTCGACCTGCTCCTCATCGGCCTCGGCCGCCTGACCATCTCGAGAGGTATCCGTGTCCAGCACTGA
- a CDS encoding DinB family protein, whose translation MSDVEAVPEVHPASTSTLAASGNALLSDEGSTRNPDGATVTDAAAADAAVKRTLHRYLQKHRAALLAKLDGLAERQARWPVTPTGTNVLGLVKHVAGVQAGYFGEVFGRPLPDQPAWLESEDGEDMYASLDETMADIVAFHHRSAAHADATIEALDLTATGTVPWWPEGHRDVTLHRILVHMAYETARHAGHADIVREMLDGLAGDGDGNLADKSPEEWVRWREQLVDIAERSGLRELDV comes from the coding sequence ATGAGCGACGTCGAAGCGGTCCCCGAGGTGCACCCCGCGAGCACCAGCACCCTGGCCGCGAGCGGCAACGCCCTGCTGTCGGACGAAGGGTCCACGCGGAACCCCGACGGCGCGACCGTCACCGACGCCGCTGCCGCCGACGCCGCGGTGAAGCGGACGCTGCACCGGTACCTGCAGAAGCACCGCGCGGCCCTGCTGGCCAAGCTCGACGGGCTCGCGGAGCGGCAGGCTCGCTGGCCGGTGACGCCGACGGGCACGAACGTCCTCGGGTTGGTGAAGCACGTCGCCGGGGTGCAGGCCGGCTACTTCGGCGAGGTGTTCGGGCGGCCGTTGCCGGACCAGCCCGCCTGGCTCGAGTCGGAGGACGGCGAGGACATGTACGCCTCGCTCGACGAGACCATGGCCGACATCGTGGCCTTCCACCACCGGAGTGCCGCCCACGCCGACGCCACGATCGAAGCGCTCGACCTCACCGCCACCGGGACCGTGCCGTGGTGGCCGGAGGGGCACCGGGACGTCACCCTGCACCGGATCCTGGTGCACATGGCGTACGAGACCGCCCGGCACGCGGGTCACGCCGACATCGTGCGCGAGATGCTCGACGGCCTGGCCGGCGACGGCGACGGCAACCTGGCCGACAAGTCCCCGGAGGAATGGGTCCGGTGGCGTGAGCAGCTCGTCGACATCGCGGAGCGATCAGGGTTGCGCGAGCTCGACGTATAG
- a CDS encoding aminoglycoside phosphotransferase family protein, producing MPTPAAEVDVDVPLVRALLCDQHPDLAGLPLQVVANGWDNVVLRLGDDLAVRVPRRELAARLVEHEQRWLPDIAARVGSVVPVPAPVRTGRPALGYPWSWSIVPWLPGTAIGERAAGVPVAEALAAFVGLLHVPAPDDAPANPFRAVPLASRSEAVLARLDDHGVHRAGELATLWRTAAAVPAHAGPPVWVHGDLHPFNLLVDSSVGVDRLSAVIDFGDVTAGDPAVDLATAWLTLDRPGRRAFRARVAAPEATWLRARGWVVALASALATADERAFRSVARRSIDAVLDD from the coding sequence GGGCTCCCGCTCCAGGTCGTCGCGAACGGCTGGGACAACGTCGTGCTGCGCCTGGGCGACGACCTGGCCGTCCGGGTCCCCCGTCGGGAGCTGGCCGCACGCCTCGTCGAGCACGAACAGCGCTGGTTGCCCGACATCGCCGCCCGGGTCGGATCGGTTGTCCCGGTGCCGGCCCCGGTGCGCACCGGCCGCCCCGCCCTCGGGTACCCGTGGTCGTGGAGCATCGTGCCGTGGCTGCCCGGCACGGCGATCGGTGAACGGGCGGCCGGGGTCCCCGTCGCCGAGGCGCTCGCCGCGTTCGTCGGACTCCTGCACGTCCCCGCCCCGGACGACGCCCCGGCGAACCCGTTCCGTGCGGTGCCGCTCGCGTCGCGGAGCGAGGCCGTGCTGGCGCGACTCGACGACCACGGCGTGCACCGGGCCGGAGAGCTGGCCACGCTGTGGCGGACCGCAGCGGCCGTGCCCGCGCACGCCGGGCCTCCCGTCTGGGTGCACGGCGACCTGCACCCCTTCAACCTGCTCGTCGACTCGTCGGTCGGCGTCGACCGTCTGTCGGCCGTGATCGACTTCGGGGACGTCACCGCGGGCGACCCGGCCGTCGACCTGGCCACGGCCTGGCTGACGCTCGACCGGCCGGGGCGGCGCGCGTTCCGCGCGCGCGTCGCGGCCCCGGAGGCCACCTGGCTGCGCGCACGCGGGTGGGTGGTCGCGCTCGCGTCCGCGCTGGCGACCGCCGACGAACGCGCCTTCCGGAGCGTCGCGCGACGGAGCATCGACGCGGTGCTGGACGACTGA